The following are from one region of the Aspergillus luchuensis IFO 4308 DNA, chromosome 4, nearly complete sequence genome:
- a CDS encoding M18 family aminopeptidase (COG:E;~EggNog:ENOG410PH8N;~InterPro:IPR001948,IPR023358;~MEROPS:MER0001255;~PFAM:PF02127;~go_function: GO:0004177 - aminopeptidase activity [Evidence IEA];~go_function: GO:0008270 - zinc ion binding [Evidence IEA];~go_process: GO:0006508 - proteolysis [Evidence IEA]): MAKKNIMGLREAAMAYRPSSSGHLPDPVQDYSPVSPAPTAQPTAGPGSVNPDDYAKPYCEFMTANPTIFHAVDGFTKQLESKGYKRLPEREAWTSKLERGGKYYCTRNSSAFIAFSIGKDYKSGNGMAIVAGHIDALTAKLKPVSKLPTKAGFQQLGVAPYAGALNETWWDRDLSIGGRVLVRDPSSGKVESKLVKLDWPIARIPTLAPHFGAPSQGPFNKETQMVPVIGVDNSDLFQQQTSSTTSPFAAGSFASTQPEKLVKVISKELGITDYNTILNWELELYDSQPAQLGGLEKDLIFAGRIDDKLCCYAAQEALIASPDSTSPGSVKMVGMFDDEEIGSLLRQGARSNFMSSVMERIAEAFAPSYGPNVLAQTVANSFFVSSDVIHAVNPNFLNVYLENHAPRLNVGVSVSADSNGHMTTDSVSHAFMKRVAERCGSTLQVFQIRNDSRSGGTIGPMTSSRIGMRAIDVGIPQLSMHSIRATTGSRDPGLGVQLFKGFFDYFEEIDKEFADF; encoded by the coding sequence atggccaagaagaacatcatgGGCCTCCGTGAGGCCGCCATGGCCTATCGTCCCAGCTCGTCCGGCCACCTCCCCGACCCGGTCCAGGACTACTCCCCAGTCTCTCCTGCTCCCACCGCGCAACCTACCGCGGGACCGGGATCCGTTAACCCAGATGACTATGCGAAACCTTACTGCGAGTTCATGACGGCGAACCCGACCATCTTCCATGCTGTTGACGGCTTCACCAAACAGCTGGAAAGCAAAGGTTACAAGCGCCTGCCCGAGCGCGAAGCGTGGACCTCCAAGCTCGAACGCGGCGGGAAATACTACTGCACTCGGAACTCCAGCGCGTTCATCGCGTTCTCTATTGGCAAGGATTACAAGAGTGGAAACGGTATGGCTATCGTGGCCGGTCACATTGACGCCCTCACCGCCAAGTTGAAGCCCGTGTCCAAGCTCCCCACAAAGGCCGGCTTTCAGCAGCTCGGAGTTGCCCCATATGCAGGTGCTCTGAATGAGACTTGGTGGGATCGGGATCTATCTATTGGTGGGCGTGTCTTGGTCCGGGACCCTAGCAGCGGAAAGGTCGAGTCCAAGTTGGTCAAGCTGGACTGGCCGATCGCCCGTATTCCCACATTGGCACCGCACTTCGGCGCGCCATCCCAGGGCCCCTTCAACAAGGAGACGCAGATGGTCCCTGTAATTGGCGTGGATAACTCCGACCTCTTCCAGCAGCAAACGTCGTCCACTACAAGCCCCTTCGCGGCGGGCTCATTTGCCTCTACGCAGCCGGAGAAGCTCGTCAAGGTCATCTCCAAGGAATTGGGCATTACGGACTACAACACCATTCTCAACTGGGAACTGGAACTCTATGACAGTCAGCCAGCGCAGCTGGGCGGTCTGGAGAAGGACCTGATCTTTGCGGGGCGGATTGATGACAAGCTATGCTGCTACGCGGCTCAGGAGGCTCTGATCGCCTCACCAGACAGCACATCCCCGGGATcggtgaagatggtcggTATGtttgatgacgaggagattGGCAGTTTGCTGCGCCAGGGTGCTCGGTCCAACTTTATGAGCAGCGTGATGGAGCGCATCGCCGAGGCGTTCGCCCCGAGCTATGGTCCCAACGTGCTGGCGCAGACCGTGGCCAAcagcttcttcgtctcctcaGACGTCATTCATGCGGTTAAccccaacttcctcaacgTGTACCTGGAGAACCACGCCCCGCGCCTGAACGTCGGCGTGTCCGTCTCCGCCGACTCCAACGGACACATGACGACGGACAGTGTGAGCCATGCTTTCATGAAGCGTGTCGCTGAGCGCTGCGGCTCAACCCTGCAGGTCTTCCAGATCCGCAATGATTCCCGCAGCGGCGGCACTATCGGACCCATGACCAGCTCCCGGATTGGCATGCGGGCAATCGATGTGGGCATTCCTCAGCTCAGTATGCATAGTATCCGGGCGACGACGGGCAGCCGGGACCCTGGTCTGGGAGTGCAGCTGTTCAAGGGCTTCTTCGACTACTTTGAGGAGATTGACAAGGAGTTTGCTGACTTTTAG
- a CDS encoding glycoside hydrolase family 71 protein (CAZy:GH71;~COG:G;~EggNog:ENOG410PJGT;~InterPro:IPR005197;~PFAM:PF03659;~go_function: GO:0016787 - hydrolase activity [Evidence IEA]), translating to MKHLDRWLDRITRHAKEILEPSSTPVEQTGPPPNQQYHRPPPPLPPVATPVLARSGPQTVFAHFIVGNAAAMTAEQWESDIREAQKAHIDGFALNIAPQDSYTDDVLDKAYSAAESVGNFSLFLSFDYGSGGPWPADRVISTINTYRNRSAQYHYQGKPLVSTFIGADNAGDWSYIKGSADCFFMPSWPDMGPARLRDYLDIIDGAFSWDAWPVGAQNKNVTSDREWMHALSGKPYMMPVSPWFYTNLPQWNKNWLWRGDDLWHIRWEQVMNLQPAFVQIISWNDYGESHYIGPIYEPGMPDGSSKYVLDCPHDAWRALLPHYIAAYRGSGMNSMYQANQTLPLEDKMVYWYRLNPSYAGSANGTTGNDPNVGQEVMPPNELAQDRVFVSATVKDACEIYVQIGYCEPTILQASGPGIHHFSVPFNGQTGPVRIVMVRDGYEVAVAVGPAITDDCKDGNVNWNAYVGTSD from the exons ATGAAACACCTCGATCGTTGGCTAGACCGGATTACCCGTCATGCCAAAGAGATATTGGAGCCATCCTCCACGCCTGTTGAACAGACGGGTCCACCGCCCAATCAGCAGTATCACCGTCCTCCGCCGCCATTACCTCCAG TTGCAACGCCGGTACTCGCCAGATCTGGCCCACAAACTGTTTTCGCTCATTTCATT GTTGGAAATGCCGCTGCTATGACCGCCGAGCAGTGGGAGTCGGACATTAGAGAGGCACAAAAAGCTCATATTGATGGCTTTGCACTGAACATTGCTCCCCAGGACAGCTACACCGATGATGTCCTCGACAAAGCGTACTCTGCAGCGGAGAGCGTGGGGaatttctccctcttcctgtCTTTTGACTATGGTTCAGGGGGCCCATGGCCGGCCGATCGGGTAATTTCAACGATCAACACCTACCGGAACCGAAGTGCCCAATATCACTATCAGGGGAAGCCGCTAGTATCGACATTTATAGGGGCTGATAATGCAGGCGACTGGTCATACATCAAAGGTTCCGCTGATTGCTTCTTTATGCCATCCTGGCCCGATATGGGGCCGGCAAGACTCAGGGATTACCTGGATATCATTGACGGTGCTTTCAGCTGGGATGCCTGGCCGGTGGGGGCACAGAACAAAAACGTGACGAGCGATCGCGAATGGATGCACGCCCTTTCCGGGAAGCCGTACATGATGCCGGTCTCTCCCTGGTTCTACACCAATTTGCCCCAGTGGAACAAGAATTGGCTATGGCGCGGGGACGATTTGTGGCATATACGGTGGGAGCAAGTCATGAACTTGCAGCCGGCCTTTGTCCAG ATCATCAGTTGGAATGATTACGGAGAATCCCACTATATAGGACCGATCTACGAACCCGGGATGCCTGACGGATCTTCCAAGTACGTCTTGGATTGCCCGCACGATGCGTGGCGAGCTCTGCTGCCCCACTACATCGCCGCCTATCGAGGATCCGGGATGAATAGTATGTACCAGGCGAATCAGACATTACCTTTGGAGGATAAGATGGTTTACTGGTATCGCTTGAATCCGAGTTACGCTGGGAGCGCCAACGGCACGACGGGCAATGATCCTAATGTGGGCCAGGAGGTGATGCCACCGAATGAACTTGCTCAGGACAGAGTATTTGTCAGTGCTACTGTTAAAGACGCCTGTGAGATATACGTCCAGATCGGATATTGCGAACCTACAATTCTTCAGGCGTCGGGTCCGGGAATCCATCACTTTTCGGTGCCGTTCAACGGGCAAACGGGGCCGGTGCGGATAGTGATGGTCCGGGATGGCTATGAGGTTGCAGTTGCCGTTGGACCAGCGATCACGGATGACTGTAAGGATGGCAATGTAAATTGGAACGCCTATGTGGGAACGAGCGACTAA
- a CDS encoding zinc-dependent alcohol dehydrogenase (COG:Q;~EggNog:ENOG410PHUJ;~InterPro:IPR036291,IPR011032,IPR013154,IPR002328;~PFAM:PF08240;~go_function: GO:0008270 - zinc ion binding [Evidence IEA];~go_function: GO:0016491 - oxidoreductase activity [Evidence IEA];~go_process: GO:0055114 - oxidation-reduction process [Evidence IEA]) encodes MAATQAANLVEKAVGHSGNASVTTDVSNYYGEYGQETGEKIKATIWTGKNHVEVVEMPKPRVVDEGDVLVKVTGSTICGSDLHLYHGVIPQLEKGDVLGHEFCGVVESVGPGAKKVKKGDRVVAAFPIACGECRNCKKQLTSQCERTNQNSVTNAMYGKRTSGIFGYSHFTGGFAGGQAEYVRVPYGDVNLLKLPDDVPDEKALYLSDVLATSYHCVVDTGVNEGDVVAVWGAGPIGQMVASFSFSQGASRVILIDGGEAAWRLDFVQSKIPKLETLNFTKLPRGESITSQLKKMVPGGPDVALDCTAGEYAKGWAHYFEMLLGMETDTSEMLNEMITSVRPFGRVGVTGVYAGYTNHFNIGALMQTGVRLIGNGQAPVQKYWKYLLEQIQKGEINPLDIVSHRVRLEDMDKLYELFDHREGGIQKVFVQTKHSAHPSTGSPALVDL; translated from the exons ATGGCTGCAACACAAGCTGCCAACCTCGTGGAGAAAGCAGTCGGACATAGCGGCAACGCCTCCGTCACCACGGATGTGAGCAATTATTATGGAGAGTATGGCCAGGAGACGGGGGAGAAAATTAAGGCGACCATCTGGACCGGAAAGAACCATGTCGAGGTTG TGGAGATGCCTAAACCAAGAGttgtggatgaaggagacgTACTCGTCAAGGTGACTGGCAGCACCATCTGCGGAAGTGACCTTCACCTATATCATG GTGTCATCCCTCAGCTCGAGAAAGGTGATGTCTTGGGTCACGAATTTTGCGGTGTTGTTGAGAGCGTAGGACCAGGAgcgaagaaggtgaagaagggtgaTCGAGTGGTGGCAGCTTTTCCCATTGCGTGCGGCGAGTGTCGGAACtgcaagaagcagctgacCTCCCAATGCGAACGCACCAACCAGAATTCTGTCACCAATGCCATGTATGGCAAACGGACGTCCG GCATCTTTGGTTACAGCCACTTCACTGGAGGCTTTGCTGGTGGTCAAGCAGAGTATGTCAGAGTTCCATATGGTGATGTCAACCTCCTGAAGCTTCCGGATGATGTCCCAGACGAGAAAGCATTGTATCTGTCCGACGTCCTGGCCACTTCGTACCACTGTGTGGTCGACACCGGGGTAAATGAAGGCGATGTAGTTGCCGTCTGGGGTGCCGGGCCCATTGGTCAAATGGTGGctagcttcagcttctcacAGGGAGCCAGTAGAGTCATCCTcattgatggaggagaggccGCCTGGCGCTTGGATTTCGTCCAGAGCAAGATCCCGAAGCTTGAGACTTTGAACTTCACCAAGCTGCCCAGAGGGGAATCCATCACATCtcagttgaagaagatggtccCTGGAGGACCAGATGTTGCTTTGGATTGTACGGCGGGTGAGTACGCCAAAGGATGGGCACATTATTTTGAGATGCTCTTGGGCATGGAGACAGACACTTCAGAGATGTTGAACGAGATGATTACATCTGTCCGACCTTTTGGCCGCGTGGGAGTTACCGGTGTCTACGCTGGTTAT ACAAACCACTTCAACATCGGTGCTTTGATGCAGACAGGTGTGCGGCTCATCGGCAATGGCCAGGCTCCAGTGCAGAAGTATTGGAAGTATCTCCTCGAGCAGATCCAGAAGGGTGAGATCAACCCATTGGACATTGTGTCCCATCGCGTCCGCCTGGAGGATATGGACAAACTATACGAATTGTTTGACCATCGCGAGGGAGGCATCCAGAAGGTCTTTGTCCAAACCAAGCACTCAGCTCATCCCTCAACGGGATCGCCAGCTCTGGTTGATCTGTAA
- the hapX gene encoding bZIP transcription factor HapX (COG:K;~EggNog:ENOG410PFVE;~InterPro:IPR018287,IPR004827;~PFAM:PF00170,PF10297;~go_component: GO:0005634 - nucleus [Evidence IEA];~go_function: GO:0003700 - DNA-binding transcription factor activity [Evidence IEA];~go_process: GO:0006355 - regulation of transcription, DNA-templated [Evidence IEA]), whose product MATPAPSLAPAPGPAPLAPALAAKPAISPSPGPGTPGSVTSKEWVIPPRPKPGRKPATDTPPTKRKAQNRAAQRAFRERRAARVNELEDQIKKIEDDHEIHVVQLKEQISNLSHEVDQCRSEMAWWRDRCHALEKEVSVERSAKESLVKEFRSSLSDKNASRSDKAPLTRIPRDSAAAQVAVENNMHEEREEVPLGCSNCSNVHCQCIEDAFSGMPGIERTSPQPKRPDNSSQSRAEPEIKPEPEEMEIDFTTRFAAPRHVQDDTVTNVSSPAVDPCGFCQDGTPCICAEMAAQEEERRRRNSFENNRLAPIQNLSQFTPPPSDGDVRSEVTLPPISQATNPCANGPGTCAQCLADPRRTLFCKTLAASRPASAAPSGCCGGKGADGGCCMSRNSNPQRSGSTKQQSQTSSSRRSATPSLTLSCADAFTTLSRHPNFSRASDDISSWLPKLHTLPNPSQSQKEVMQPGSRAALEVEAASVMGVLRYFDRRFADK is encoded by the coding sequence ATGGCCACTCCAGCTCCCTCGCTCGCTCCTGCGCCCGGTCCAGCTCCGTTGGCACCCGCATTGGCCGCCAAGCCAGCCATCTCACCGTCTCCCGGTCCGGGCACACCCGGCTCCGTCACCTCCAAGGAATGGGTGATCCCCCCTCGTCCCAAACCCGGCCGCAAGCCCGCCACAGACACGCCCCCTACCAAACGTAAAGCGCAGAATCGAGCTGCCCAGAGAGCCTTCCGGGAGCGTCGAGCGGCCCGCGTCAACGAGCTCGAGGACCAGATCAAGAAAATCGAAGATGACCATGAGATCCACGTCGTGCAACTCAAAGAGCAGATCTCGAACCTTTCCCATGAGGTCGACCAATGTCGAAGCGAAATGGCCTGGTGGCGTGACCGGTGCCACGCTTTGGAAAAAGAGGTCTCCGTCGAGCGCAGCGCTAAGGAAAGCCTCGTGAAGGAGTTTCGGTCCTCGTTGTCGGACAAGAATGCCTCCCGCTCAGACAAGGCGCCCTTGACACGCATACCCAGAGACTCAGCCGCCGCTCAAGTGGCAGTGGAAAATAACATGCACGAGGAGCGGGAGGAGGTGCCCCTGGGCTGTAGCAACTGCTCGAACGTGCACTGCCAGTGCATCGAAGACGCCTTTAGCGGCATGCCTGGCATCGAGCGGACGTCACCGCAGCCAAAGCGTCCTGATAACTCGAGCCAGTCTCGTGCCGAACCCGAAATCAAGCCTGAGccagaggagatggagatcgATTTCACAACACGATTCGCGGCCCCCCGTCACGTCCAGGACGATACAGTCACTAACGTCTCCTCCCCGGCCGTCGACCCTTGTGGTTTCTGCCAGGATGGCACGCCATGCATTTGTGCCGAAATGGCTGcccaggaagaggagcgccGCCGGCGGAACTCGTTCGAAAACAACCGTCTGGCACCCATCCAGAACCTGTCGCAGTTCACGCCGCCCCCTTCCGACGGCGACGTGCGGTCCGAGGTGACCCTCCCACCCATCAGTCAAGCGACGAATCCCTGCGCCAATGGCCCGGGTACTTGTGCTCAATGTCTCGCCGATCCCAGGCGGACCCTTTTTTGCAAGACGCTGGCGGCCTCCCGCCCCGCCAGCGCTGCTCCCTCCGGATGTTGCGGCGGTAAAGGCGCCGATGGTGGATGCTGCATGTCGCGCAACTCCAACCCTCAACGCAGCGGGTCAACTAAACAACAATCCCAGACTTCCAGCTCGCGCCGCTCGGCTACTCCGTCCTTAACTCTCTCCTGTGCCGAtgccttcaccaccctctcccGCCACCCGAACTTCTCTCGAGCCAGCGATGATATTTCCTCGTGGCTTCCCAAACTTCACACTCTGCCCAATCCAAGTCAGAGCCAGAAGGAGGTAATGCAACCAGGCTCCCGAGCCGCATTGGAAGTCGAAGCCGCCAGTGTAATGGGTGTGCTACGCTACTTTGACCGGAGATTCGCCGACAAATGA
- the UGO1 gene encoding mitofusin complex protein UGO1 (COG:S;~EggNog:ENOG410PHCD;~InterPro:IPR023395;~TransMembrane:3 (i212-233o253-272i470-489o)): MTAPLDGPNPLRPYYIPPPIGLDASNVSSPPDASSSTQVFGGSARDLLPDLDYSDYLDNSPSVSSWIRDALDEALRRYLGVLTAQPFDVAKTILQTYVAPDDSAEGQWAMHDRRSSGLDSQVDSYDEDESLSSDDESSYFTSAAPAVPSPSTPRSRKPRRHITDRSGYIPPQTSSSRYALAIKNPSSLMEVLGQLWSTSGPSSPWKATNATFIYSLLLPTLNTFIRSLLSAIVGLPEEDVTSSMTADILTSTAPVATLVLSFISSSLSAMLLSPIDTARTFLILTPATHGPRSLLRALRQIPTPNCTIPPHLIPITILHSSLPNFIINTTPLVLKSYLSIDPVLNPSAWGLFTFLSSGLELAVRFPLETVLRRAQIATFTSPSLRQQSRGSIRSVSSPTTAEAPTTEVETIVPTPQTYRGIIGTMWSIVYEEGVAPAPEADRARQLMKKPVVQRKRQGQGIKGLYRGWRIGMWGIAGIWGASLMGSFSVSGEDESMASGGRF; the protein is encoded by the exons ATGACTGCCCCGCTGGATGGGCCAAATCCCCTCCGTCCTTActacatccctccccccatcgGTCTGGACGCCTCCAAtgtctcctcccctccagatGCGTCATCGTCAACTCAAGTTTTTGGTGGTTCGGCGCGCGATCTTCTGCCCGACCTGGACTACTCCGATTACCTCGACAACTCCCCCTCGGTGTCCAGCTGGATTCGTGATGCTCTGGACGAAGCACTCCGTCGATACCTCGGTGTGCTAACTGCCCAGCCCTTCGATGTCGCCAAAACCATTCTACAGACCTATGTAGCCCCCGATGATTCTGCGGAGGGACAATGGGCGATGCATGATCGCCGGAGCTCTGGGCTGGACAGTCAGGTCGATTCCTACGACGAAGAT GaatccctctcctccgacgATGAGAGCAGCTACTTCACATCGGCAGCTCCCGCAGTGCCATCACCCTCGACTCCCCGATCCCGGAAGCCTCGACGCCATATTACCGACCGGAGCGGCTACATCCCACCCCAGACGTCGTCATCTCGATATGCCTTGGCCATCAAgaacccctcctccttgatgGAGGTGCTGGGCCAGCTGTGGAGCACCAGCGGGCCATCGTCGCCCTGGAAAGCGACCAACGCGACCTTCATCTATTCCCTGCTACTGCCAACCTTGAACACCTTCATTCGCAGTCTGCTCTCCGCCATTGTCGGCCTGCCAGAGGAAGATGTAACGTCTTCTATGACCGCAGACATCCTGACGTCCACCGCCCCGGTCGCGACGTTGGTCCTGTCCTTCATCTCTTCGTCGTTGTCGGCGatgcttctctctcccattGACACTGCACGCACATTCCTCATTCTCACACCGGCCACTCACGGTCCCCGCTCGCTTCTGCGGGCTCTTCGCCAGATCCCAACTCCTAACTGCACCATCCCCCCTCACTTGATCCCGATCACCATCCTTCACTCCAGTCtccccaacttcatcatcaacacgACTCCCCTAGTCCTGAAGTCATACCTCTCTATTGATCCCGTGCTAAACCCGTCGGCATGGGGTCTTTTCACCTTCTTGAGCTCGGGCCTGGAGCTCGCAGTCCGGTTTCCTCTTGAAACCGTCCTTCGTCGCGCGCAAATCGCAACATTCACCTCCCCCAGTCTTCGGCAGCAGTCCCGTGGTTCCATCCGCTCAGTATCCTCCCCCACGACCGCTGAGGCTCCAACGACTGAGGTTGAGACCATCGTGCCTACGCCCCAGACCTACCGCGGCATCATCGGCACGATGTGGAGCATCGTCTACGAAGAGGGAGTGGCACCCGCGCCGGAGGCTGATCGTGCGCGCCAGCTCATGAAGAAGCCCGTCGTACAGCGGAAACGCCAGGGCCAGGGTATCAAGGGATTATACCGGGGCTGGCGCATTGGCATGTGGGGGATTGCCGGGATTTGGGGCGCCAGTCTTATGGGCAGCTTCAGTGTAAGTGGAGAGGACGAGTCGATGGCCAGCGGAGGTCGCTTCTAA
- a CDS encoding ferredoxin family 2Fe-2S iron-sulfur cluster binding protein (COG:C;~EggNog:ENOG410PN2J;~InterPro:IPR001055,IPR012675,IPR001041,IPR018298, IPR036010;~PFAM:PF00111;~go_function: GO:0009055 - electron transfer activity [Evidence IEA];~go_function: GO:0051536 - iron-sulfur cluster binding [Evidence IEA];~go_function: GO:0051537 - 2 iron, 2 sulfur cluster binding [Evidence IEA]) codes for MKKPEFPAAVRPRLFFVPQDSLCCSLFLSTSCWSASPLLSSLLALRSPKVFFLFSSISLPPFGPPQHPCAMSFWKEACLNLRHAVPKAGNSIGRTQSKQFLTSSYSTQTPRVIASSRLSINARRNFLSQQSWMARRSFSVTAGAQHGHITPPKPGEEINVTFIDKDGVKIELQVSEGDNLLDIAQANDIEMEGACGGSCACSTCHVIVEDPDMFDKMEEPSDDENDMLDLAFGLTETSRLGCQVAMSKDLDGLVVRLPSMTRNLQASDFEPKK; via the exons ATGAAGAAGCCCGAATTTCCCGCCGCTGTTCGGCCTCGCCTTTTTTTCGTGCCCCAGGATTCGCTCTGttgctctctcttcctctccacttcctGCTGGTccgcttctcctctcctctcctctctcctcgcaTTGCGCTCTCCAAAagtattctttttattttcttcaatctcccttcctcctttcGGTCCTCCCCAGCATCCCTGCGCCATGTCGTTCTGGAAAGAAGCGTGCCTGAACCTGCGTCATGCCGTTCCCAAGGCCGGGAACAGCATCGGTCGCACTCAGTCCAAACAATTCCTCACCTCTTCCTACTCGACTCAGACACCCCGAGTGATTGCCTCAAGCAGACTCTCCATAAACGCCCGGAGGAACTTCCTGAGCCAACAGTCATGGATGGCTCGCCGCAGCTTTTCCGTCACGGCCGGTGCTCAACACGGCCATATCACGCCGCCAAAGCCCGGGGAGGA AATCAATGTGACTTTCATCGACAAGGATGGCGTGAAGATTGAACTCCAGGTCTCCGAGGGCGACAACTTGCTAGATATCGCACAGGCAAACGATATCGAGATGGAAG GTGCCTGTGGTGGCTCATGCGCCTGCTCAACTTGCCATGTGATCGTCGAGGACCCGGACATGTTTGATAAGATGGAAGAGCCGTCGGACGACGAGAACGACATGCTGGATCTGGCGTTCGGTCTGACGGAGACCTCCCGGTTGGGATGTCAAGTGGCCATGAGCAAGGACCTCGATGGTCTCGTGGTCCGGCTCCCGTCGATGACTCGAAACTTGCAGGCAAGCGACTTCGAGCCCAAGAAATAA
- a CDS encoding rRNA-processing protein RRP15 (BUSCO:EOG092653LT;~COG:S;~EggNog:ENOG410PPB1;~InterPro:IPR012459;~PFAM:PF07890;~go_process: GO:0006364 - rRNA processing [Evidence IEA]), whose translation MPPHMKKRKVLESLQAGPKKKFRKQREYHSSSEEESEDDEPTDFKAVSLADSDDEEVQVKQPKKQTKSIGASTKRKAAEKDESSDEEEADDDEEDGDVESEIDSEGSDDEEGADSDTSAPATTGRRAVSKRNDPSAFSTSIAKILSTKLPTSVRDDPVLARSKAAAQKSTDVAEEKLDRQARAKLRAEKKEELDRGRVRDVMGLERGQAGAVAEEEKRLRKIAQRGVVKLFNAVRAAQVRGEEAAKAERKKGTVGIGEREKAVNEVSKQGFLDLISGKKGKPLKIEEA comes from the coding sequence ATGCCTCCTCACATGAAAAAGCGCAAGGTCCTCGAGTCGTTGCAGGCCGGTCCCAAGAAGAAGTTCAGAAAGCAGCGCGAATACCACAGCAGCTCCGAAGAAGAGTCCGAAGACGATGAACCCACCGATTTCAAGGCTGTCAGCTTGGCCGAttccgacgatgaggaagttcAAGTGAAGCAGCCCAAGAAGCAGACCAAGTCGATTGGCGCCTCTACGAAGAGAAAAGCGGCGGAGAAGGACGAAagctccgacgaggaggaagccgacgatgacgaggaggatggtgatgttgagtCTGAAATCGATTCTGAAGGAtccgacgatgaagagggtGCCGACTCCGATACTTCTGCACCTGCGACAACGGGTCGCAGAGCTGTCTCCAAGCGCAATGATCCCTCGGCCTTCTCCACCTCTATCGCGAAGATTCTGTCCACCAAACTCCCCACATCCGTTCGAGACGACCCCGTGCTGGCGCGCAGCAAAGCCGCTGCCCAGAAGAGCACCGacgtggcggaggagaagctggatcGGCAAGCGCGGGCCAAGCTGcgtgcggagaagaaggaagagctggaCCGTGGTCGTGTTCGCGATGTCATGGGTCTGGAGCGTGGTCAGGCGGGTGCAgttgctgaggaggagaagcgttTGCGCAAGATTGCCCAGCGTGGTGTGGTGAAGCTGTTCAATGCCGTCCGCGCCGCTCAGGTGCGCGGAGAGGAAGCAGCCAAGGCAGAGCGCAAGAAGGGTACCGTTGGTATCGGCGAGCGCGAGAAGGCCGTGAACGAAGTCAGCAAGCAGGGCTTCTTGGACCTGATCagcgggaagaagggcaagccGTTGAAGATTGAGGAGGCTTAA